Proteins co-encoded in one Streptococcus pyogenes genomic window:
- the der gene encoding ribosome biogenesis GTPase Der: protein MVLPTVAIVGRPNVGKSTLFNRIAGERISIVEDVEGVTRDRIYATGEWLNRQFSLIDTGGIDDVDAPFMEQIKHQAQIAMEEADVIVFVVSGKEGVTDADEYVSKILYRTNTPVILAVNKVDNPEMRNDIYDFYSLGLGDPYPVSSVHGIGTGDVLDAIVENLPVEEAEENDDIIRFSLIGRPNVGKSSLINAILGEDRVIASPVAGTTRDAIDTHFTDADGQEFTMIDTAGMRKSGKIYENTEKYSVMRAMRAIDRSDVVLMVINAEEGIREYDKRIAGFAHEAGKGMIIVVNKWDTIDKDNHTVAKWEADIRDQFQFLTYAPIIFVSALTKQRLNKLPDLIKRISESQNKRIPSAVLNDVIMDAIAINPTPTDKGKRLKIFYATQVSVKPPTFVVFVNEEELMHFSYLRFLENQIRAAFTFEGTPIHLIARKRK, encoded by the coding sequence ATGGTTTTACCTACCGTTGCCATTGTGGGCCGTCCAAATGTGGGCAAGTCCACCTTATTTAATCGAATCGCAGGAGAGCGCATTTCAATTGTAGAAGACGTTGAAGGGGTTACTCGTGACCGTATTTATGCTACTGGGGAGTGGCTTAACCGCCAATTCTCATTGATTGATACAGGTGGTATTGATGACGTTGATGCCCCGTTTATGGAGCAAATCAAGCACCAGGCTCAAATTGCCATGGAAGAAGCTGATGTTATCGTTTTTGTTGTTTCTGGTAAAGAAGGGGTGACCGACGCTGACGAATATGTGTCTAAAATTCTGTATCGAACCAATACCCCAGTCATTTTAGCTGTTAATAAGGTTGATAATCCTGAAATGCGTAATGACATTTATGATTTTTATTCACTTGGTTTGGGTGATCCTTATCCAGTTTCTTCTGTTCATGGTATCGGAACAGGGGATGTCTTAGATGCGATCGTTGAAAACTTGCCAGTAGAAGAGGCTGAAGAAAATGATGATATTATTCGCTTCAGTTTAATCGGTCGTCCTAATGTTGGGAAATCTAGCTTGATTAACGCTATTTTAGGTGAGGACCGTGTTATCGCTAGCCCTGTCGCAGGGACAACACGTGATGCCATTGACACGCATTTTACGGATGCTGACGGTCAAGAATTTACCATGATTGACACGGCTGGAATGCGCAAATCTGGCAAGATTTACGAAAATACAGAGAAATATTCTGTCATGCGTGCCATGCGTGCCATTGACCGCTCCGATGTGGTCTTGATGGTTATCAATGCTGAAGAAGGTATCCGTGAATACGACAAGCGTATCGCTGGCTTTGCACACGAAGCTGGTAAAGGAATGATTATCGTGGTTAACAAATGGGATACCATTGACAAGGATAATCATACCGTTGCTAAGTGGGAAGCCGATATTCGTGACCAATTCCAATTTTTGACATACGCTCCGATTATTTTTGTGTCAGCTTTGACGAAGCAGCGCCTCAACAAATTGCCTGACTTGATTAAACGTATCAGTGAGAGTCAGAATAAACGTATCCCATCTGCTGTCCTCAATGATGTTATCATGGATGCTATTGCCATTAATCCAACGCCAACGGATAAGGGTAAACGTTTGAAAATTTTCTATGCCACTCAAGTGTCAGTAAAGCCACCAACATTTGTCGTCTTTGTTAACGAGGAAGAATTGATGCACTTCTCTTATCTACGCTTCTTGGAAAACCAGATTCGCGCAGCCTTTACCTTTGAAGGGACACCGATTCATCTAATTGCTCGCAAACGAAAATAA
- the dnaI gene encoding primosomal protein DnaI has product MEKIGETMAKLGQNTRVNSDQLIQTILADPEVASFISQHHLSQEQINLSLSKFNQFLVERQKYQLKDPSYIAKGYQPILAMNEGYADVSYLETKELVEAQKQAAISERIQLVSLPKSYRHIHLSDIDVNNASRMEAFSAILDFVEQYPSAEQKGLYLYGDMGIGKSYLLAAMAHELSEKKGVSTTLLHFPSFAIDVKNAISNGSVKEEIDAVKNVPVLILDDIGAEQATSWVRDEVLQVILQYRMLEELPTFFTSNYSFADLERKWATIKGSDETWQAKRVMERVRYLAREFHLEGANRR; this is encoded by the coding sequence ATGGAAAAGATTGGAGAAACCATGGCGAAATTGGGTCAAAACACTCGTGTTAATAGCGACCAGTTGATTCAAACCATTTTAGCGGATCCTGAAGTAGCAAGCTTCATCAGTCAACATCACTTATCTCAAGAGCAAATTAACCTTAGCTTATCTAAGTTCAATCAATTTTTGGTGGAACGCCAGAAGTATCAACTCAAAGATCCCTCTTATATTGCTAAGGGCTATCAGCCTATTCTAGCTATGAATGAGGGCTACGCTGATGTGTCTTATTTGGAAACCAAAGAATTGGTAGAAGCTCAAAAACAGGCAGCTATCTCTGAACGGATTCAACTGGTTAGTTTGCCAAAATCCTATCGCCATATTCATTTATCAGATATTGATGTTAATAATGCGAGCCGTATGGAAGCCTTCTCTGCTATTTTAGATTTTGTGGAACAATACCCATCAGCAGAGCAAAAAGGCTTGTATTTGTACGGAGATATGGGAATTGGCAAGTCTTACTTGTTGGCTGCTATGGCCCATGAATTGTCTGAGAAAAAAGGTGTGTCAACGACCCTTCTACATTTTCCGAGCTTTGCCATTGATGTAAAAAATGCCATTTCAAACGGCTCTGTTAAAGAAGAAATCGATGCGGTCAAAAATGTACCGGTGCTCATTTTAGATGATATTGGTGCAGAGCAAGCCACTTCTTGGGTCCGTGATGAGGTGTTGCAGGTGATTTTACAATACCGTATGTTAGAGGAATTGCCAACCTTCTTTACCTCTAATTACAGCTTTGCGGATTTGGAGCGAAAATGGGCAACCATCAAAGGAAGTGACGAAACTTGGCAGGCCAAACGTGTCATGGAACGCGTGCGTTATTTGGCTAGAGAGTTTCATTTAGAAGGGGCTAACCGCCGTTAA